taaaagacccaattcaccccctccccctcttgggttgtatctattgGGCAAcagatggcaaggtagagacctataaggcaaggttggtggcaaaaggttatagtcagcgcaAAGGCATTGACTATTAGGATAGCTTTTCAccagtagccatgctgaagtccattcaaaCGTTGCTTaccattgcagcttatcatgattatgagatatggtagatggatgtgaaaactgcatccttaatggatatcttgaggaagatatctatatgaaacagcctcaaggtttcacttccagtgatggtgatcacaaggtctgcaagctgcaaagatcaatttatggactaaagcaagcatctcggagttgcaACATTTgtttcgatgatgtgatcaaatcatttgatttcatcaaaaatgaagaggaactatgtgtgtacaaaaaggtcagtgggagggctatagtattcctcgtattgtacgtggatgatatactcctaattgggaatgatattcccatgctcacatcggtcaagttatggctgTCTAAAAAGTTTTCCACGAAAAacctaggtgaagcatcttatattttgggaattaaggtctatagagatagatctaaaaggatgcttggcctatcacagaaaatgtacatagaggaagtgctgaagaggttcggcatggaaaactctaagaggggatGTTACCCCTACGACATGGGATAAATCTATCCAAAAGGATAtgccccaaaacatctgaagagattcagcgcatgagtaggatcGCTTATGTTTCGGCAATAGGGagtctcatgtatgccatgctatgtactcgacctgatatagcacatgctgtgagtgtcacgagcagatatcagtcaaatccagacgaggagcactggatagctgtaaaaaatatccttaagtacttgagaaggactaagggtatgtttttggtctttgggggaggcacagagttaaaggtagaaggatatactgattcagacttcatgactgaccctgatgatagaaaatctacatcaggatatgtattcttatgcaatggaggatcggtaagttggaagagtttcaagcaaccgattattgcagattctaccatggaagtagagtacattgctgcatcggatgctgcgaaggaagcgttctggtacaagaagtttgtcgaagagctaggagtcatgtcatcagatgccataacccttttctTCGACAACAGTGgcgccatagcactagctaaggagccgaggtcttaccagaagtccaagcacatagagcggcgatttcatctaattcgcgactacctcgaaacgaaatatgtagaggtgcagagagtagactccactgataacgtggcggacccatttactaagcagctgagtcaaaagaaattagaagtccatcttgagaaaatgggatttaaatacatgtctgattggctttagtgcaagtgggagattgttagaattatgccctagaagtcaacatggctgacgcatatttgtaatctagggcataaatttgtaatttgacacttattaataaataagattgggcaatttgtttttcattcatgtttgtatgtgtccatgaatcgtccaagaaattaatagatgatgatacatattctcaagaagttgagaatttgaggcatgtgtcattagggattaatttctaaatgctcctgatcgatggatccatcacgagcgacggtgatcgatccgctaagattagtgcacagatcactttgtcagatggacgagtctcgagtccacggtgtagagacactggagtgattatgcgagtacttattagagaacaaggtattgagcgtgaccaaagatagtagtcacgtAGATgtttatccactcgtcagtgactacttatgctgcagttgtatgaatgatcttttgacctgcgatgcctcagctattcactatgaggttgttgtagtttgacgagtatgtgaacttgggctctagccattcgggtccttgtagtgccgattggctacagtaggttcattttggaatagagttgcatttagatgggatctatcgaccttaatagattaggagtgatcctatgtgatttatgagactgagttcgataaattcctggctaggtattttggaaaaagagtttttcatatctcaaattgaaagtcgtataaatttgacatatgacggacgatggggtttgacgagatatccaaaAACCTctgtcacgtcgggatccatgatagagggactgtatcatacgctaactgcacctagaggttcaaacATTCCATtatgctgggttgccaccatatactactagatgtcactagtggattgtgagactcgaaggcattcacttggtgatcagtgaaccctgagagtagaactgaaatcgtttcagtccactgaaaggagtttcagtgatattgagatggagatctaaatatgtctcactaccagtcagaatagaacctacggggtcacacacatagaggatttaattagtcagactatcataattgtgatttggaatcacaatagaaatcaatcatcaatatgattggtgattgaattaacccactaagtgttagtaagttaatgaaagaagaattaagtggaattgattgcaattggattgcaattgggctaatttaatgagccaaatcaaattgggttcgacctaaattgatttgggttcatgattgggtcaatttgattaaaccaaggtttgtacggattttaaagaccacatgtcgtcgtaggatgaatatgacttaagtcatgttcacactatgcggactttaaagtccacatggcgtcgtaggatgcatgctcccaaatcaattaattcttctaatgagattaggaatcctaatgtgattagaaaattaatcaattgattaagtggacacatgtcatgcaagggagacattatgaaaagggtagcaagggagacattatgaatgaattctctcctcttcctctctgcgcctcctcttctttcttcctccttctccacggtagcaaggggtcttcatcctcctcttcttccacggtagcaaggcaaggaagatccaggtgcaaggttcctccttcctcttcctccatcgcgagcaaggttgaagaagaaaggttcttcatcaaggaggtaagttgcagattcttattccaacttatgatagtcatgagaggtctttgcaaggagctagcactccagtaagacccattctcagatgattagatcctcgtgtggatacctgtagaggccggacaattgtgcggCTCAAACAAGAATCTataatagatcatcaggctgcggtgttctacacctgcagaatttttgaagatgagatcttcaaatctaataacttctgattttatttcagttttataaatcttaatcaaccctcctcagatcctaatctccccttcctaatgagttcaaatatcttctggatttggatccagaaaaatatttgaattctacgatccgaggcacgttcatacgatgGACGTTCCGTTCgtattccgctgcgaacgtcgcatcgaatggAGCGTAACTCagcacttgaccctcttctaatTTCGCACGAGGTAATGGATCActaaggcagcacacagttggagagaaaactttgggattcactcagatgctcttcttctctctcttttgctttgaatggcccttttgtgctttgggaaggtttctcttaaaatctctttgtaatctctttcctatgtgttctctcctacttctcaacttcttcccttgctctccccttgattttatagctttggatggtgtgggaacaaagatctagccgttagagacaaaaatagagccgtcaGAGTCGAGAAAAAACTAtctgttatgcctcccagcatgCTCGAGTCGATTCGCGCAgatcttgagtcgactcggctgaagcagaagTCGGCTCGTAAATAGGAGTCTACTCGGTACtgtagttggagtcgactcggcactgtagctggactCGACTCAACACTGTAGCACTAAAAACTGCTTTATGTCCTGACTGGAagtgagtcggctcggcactgtagctggagtcggctcgagcactgtagcgctgtgCCATGGTACTCCAAAGTGCCAGTGTCGACTCTAagcttcaggagtcgactcgaggactgttcttttgaatttttcttagaattgctcctccaacttgaatccctTGAATTTGAAactttgggccaatgaagtgtggctttcttccaacttttcttgagagcttttgaggcctcgTTTCTTCCAagttgtattcttccaacttgctatattccttgtaaaataaattatttttcttcttgcaacacaaatattagtaattatacttcaagattttgtgatcatcaaaataaatCTTTGGGTCAACATATTTTCTCTTGAATTTACTACCGTTTGAGAGGgtaattttctgaactttgtgCCTCTAGCCGACTAATTGCGGTTGCCATCTGGCCCATTTGATTGTCCAAACTTTGAATACTGGCCCTCGCCTCTTGCTGAAATTGTTTCGTCTCCTGTTGAAATTGCAAAGTATTAGTGGCAAGAGTCTTAACAATATCTTCTAAAGACATACCAGAATTAGAAGTTTGGCCCGGTTGTTGTCTCGGGGGATATGGCTGCTTATATTGCTGGAAATTTGGGCGGCTTTGAGTCACGGGCTGATTTACTTGTAGATTCCCATAACTAAGATTGGGGTGATCCCTCCATCCCGGGTTATACATGCTCGAATAGGGATCATACTTCCTTTGCAGTTGTCTAGGAAAACCACCCGCCACATTCACTTGCTCAATAGGCTCCTCTTGAAGAGTCAGGCACATATCGGTTGGATGCCCTACTACCGAACAAATCCCACAAGCCTTCGTTGTTTGCATATTACCTACAGCCATTTGATAAACAAGCAAAGTTAGACTCACAATTTGTTGCTCAAGGGAAGAAATATTTACCTCATTATCATGCTTAGATGGAGGGTCAAGCCTAGTGCCAAATTGCTGAAAATTGGCTGCCATATTTGCAATCAAGTTTCTCGCGGTTTCTGAAGTTTTATCCACCAAAGCTCCTCCACTAGCAGCATCAATCATGCTCCTTTCAGTGGCTAGAAGGCCCTCATAAAAATACTGGATAAGTAGCTACTCACTAATTTGATGATGGGGGCAGCTTGCACATAATTTCTTAAAACATTCACAGTATTTGTGTAGGGACTCTCCATTTTGTTGCCTTACACCACAAAATTTTTTTCGAATGTTGGCCGCCCTTGAAGCTGGGAAATATTTCTCCAAAAACAATCTCTTCATCTCGTTCCATGTGGTAATGCTTCCAGATGGTAGATAATAGAGATAAATCCTTCAAAGAAATGGGAAAGGCTCTTAATTTAATTTGCTCTTCAGTCACCCCCGTGGGTTTCATACTCGTGCATACCACATGAAACTCCTTTAGATGCTTGTGAGGATCTTCACTTGCAAGGCCATAGAAAGTGAGCAAGAGATGTATTAGTctagattttaattcaaaagtaGTAACATCTAAAGTAGGGAACGTTATGTATAAGGGTTGTTGATTCAAATCAGGGGCAGCAAGCTCTTTTaaagttcaattttcagccATGACTTCCTTTTCTTCTAAATCAGAATCGCTAGCAAATAGGAAATCCAGAGCTAGATCGTTCTCTTCAGAATTTCTCCGAGCTTCCCTTCTCAACCTGCACAAAGTTCTCTCTATTTCTGGATCACACTGCAAATCACCTTGATTAGAAGAGCAAGTTACAGTCATAAACAATCAAGAAAACTCTAATAAACCATGAAaaacaaatcagaaaaaatttagagtaatgaaaataaataaaaattctacaCTAAAACAcaaaaatgccaaaaaaaaacttagaaaaCAGTGGAATTTAGCCTCGAGAGGGTGGGCCTAGTAATCCAAAGGATTAACTAGTCTTGCTCAGAACGTCGTTTACCTTCAGAAAATTATAGTATCAAGGCCTAATTCTACTGAAATTAGAATTCTGCTGAAACTGTAACTATCAAAAActaacgattttttttttccaaacacGAAATAAGGATCCCAAGAAGCACAAAAATCAAATAGAATTACTCCCCAGCAATAGCATCAAAATTTGGTGGGCTGTCGcaggcaaccaaaaataaaacctatactcctaaaaatatatgtagtagtgcgagtaaggatcgttccaacagagagtatctagcctagttttatgcTACTTGAACAAGGATGGGGGGGTTTGAGTATAacgaaaaaataaaacaactaaGGTTCAATTCAGATtaaagtattgaaatcaatcaaaagaacaaatcttggtctaagtcaaTATCCACCATCGGAATTTTACAATTGATCATTGATGTAAGGATatatcaatttgcactttgaatgtccaccgTTGGAAATGTTTTCCTATCTCTTCTTAGTcgtagttaattaaaaacaagcgatctaaacaacccaagacaagcgctaaaggtttaatctagtagcagTCTTAAGAATTAGAGAGGTCGATGAAgctaaacaacacaaacacaggcggttgtatttgatttagccgagtgttcttcctaaaatctgaaaatttctgacgcaacaaattattagatctcagttgcttcacagattagagggatcaaacaattatggatttgatatctaacctagcagtagattgcaacgaataataaactaATAGGCCTCCTAGTAATTAAATGAAAACAGTCATGAGAATATGCACAGAAGAACATCCGACAccaaagcatgaattgaacaatgaaaacaaattcagatctcacagttttattgattccgatgcttctattttcttagaccaataaaagctttagccacgTAGGGCTATGGATGTaaacttccaaggagaaaagagaaagagaggcatCTTTCCTAGAGGAGTCTCCACAGTCTCCTTTCTTTCATGTTTATCCCTTCCTAAAAAATCTCCTAAtaaatattcaaatatgactaattaagaaaaataaaataaagttttaaTATAACTAGGAAAGTGGTGTTTCTAGCTGGGATTTTCGTGCATTGGATCTGGAGACCTCTGAAAATAGACCGAGTAAAATCCACGTACTGCAAGCTAAGGACTTTCCAGCACGTCAGCAACGCCCGTGTAGCAACTTCAAGCCCGATTTCGACCTTGATAAATCCAGTATCTCTCAAAACTTAAAACATGAAAGTTGTAGAACCTTTTCTTGGCATTCCGCagcatcttgaatcatctcaatcggAGCTCGGATGAGAAAATTATGTCCAGATTACAAAGCAATGTCGAAACTAtccaaaatcatccaattagcTTCGTTTTGCACTTAACgcctccatttgcatcctaaatcaaaatataagaataatgagtacatttaggcacaaaataagtataaaagactaaacattaagaaagaaaatatgacattttgcattTCATCAACGTCTCTCTCCTGCGAGGCACGTCGAATATAACACAAGCCCGACCAAGCTGCTCTCAACTCTACCCCTAGCACCAATGTATCAAACAAGTAGCAACCCTCGGCCGTAATCACCCTGAAGTCCGGGCCTTTGACAACGAAGCCAGCACCTCCCCTTCTACCACCCTGTAAGATGCATCCAAAACAGTTaaccttgagaaaactcggaGGTGGAAGCTCCCAAGTAAAAAACACCAAACAGGATGCTCCACAAGCAGATGTGGAGCCCAAACCCCAAATGTTTCAAACTGTCAAAAGTCTGTCCAACTGGATCACCTGAGAGGCCTCTAGCGCTAGCAACCGCACCCTCTCTACCACCACCTCCGATGGTGGGCACCTCTCTTCATAAGTCCATGCATTCACCAATATACTTATCCCACTTGTTAGGCCAGCGCCAATAGGCAATAGAATTGCTCTATTTCACATGGCAGATATCTATAATTAAGTAAGATCTTAACCTACCACATTATGTTCCTTCAAACCTGTCGGTTGAAATATACTTGCACATCATGGTGCCAGTTTTCATTTTGATCAACATGTCCAAGGCAAAGCAAGCAGACAGTTTTCAAGTCTCATGTATACCAATACGTTGCAGACTACTACTTTGTGTCTCTGTTTCTAACAAGCAGCAGCACTGAACTCTCTAGTCATCAGAGCAGCATTAGATGATTCCCATCTTCTGAGAAATGCATTTCTACCAAATCTTGCTGTTATGGTAGCACATCATTTTTCTACCTGTAATTTGAATTCCATCCGAGTAGGTCCACCAACCACATCAGCAGGGCCATGGGCCCGAACCCGCAAAGATAGATAAATAATATCATGCTAACCTATTGGACAGCACAGACCAACAAGAATGGGTGACTCTATAGAATAGCACCATGAGAGATTAGTTCAAGTTAAACATTCGAACAAAAAGGAACCAGATTTCTCAAGTAGATAGATAACATGTTATCTAAGAAAAACAAGACTAAACAAAGAAGCTGGCAATATAGATATATGTCAACATGATTATACCTAGTAAAGCCCAGTCCACAACCTTCATTGGGTAAGATTTTGTGTGGTACAAGATATCTGAATTACAACATGAACATACTGCACAATCAATCAAGGAGCACCTGGAGAAGCTCCGACTTACATGTCCTGGCTTGGGCAAGATTGAGAATCTCATGTGATGATTTCTCTAACAATCCAATCCAAACTAGGGTATGCAAAGTACAATATTAAGAAAGAAGGCAATGCAAACAGGATAGTGACGAGGATGTACAGGGCCAGAATAGCAGCACTGGCAGGTATTGCATATAGGACAATGAGGAGGAATATGAGAACCAGTGGGAACTTGGCAGTCAATTGAACAAAGAAAACCAGCGACTCCCGAAGTGACGAGTGAATCCTCTCCACGTTCACGTAGTTAGCCCTCAGACCTGGTTGATTTGTGCTAGAGTGCAAATCCTCCAGATGCATGTATTGGGTGATTCCTCTGAGGTTCTGGCGATAGTTAATGTTTCCCACAGCCAAACCGCCATTTGGAGGGCATACCAGTTGGCTGCCTGCGTTAACTGAAGAATAAGATTTTGCCTGGTCTCTGCTCATGCTTTCAACCATCCAGAGCAAGAAATAATTCTTTCTTGGAAACTTTAGATCGCCCTTGTAAATCAGCCGGAATGATAATAAGTGACACCATGGGCATGAAATGAAGAGGGGAAGCTGGACAGGTAGAGATGGAAATTTCATGACAGCCCACTGAAGTCCTAGGATGCAGTTCTTGCAGAGGGTGTGGCCGCACCATAAAACATACGGCACATTTTCCACAATGTTGAAAGATTCCCAACATATTGGGCATTCAAGCCCTTCTTCCCTAGGAGCATGTGGTGTAGCTTCATCATCAGAACAATCAACATTTGCTGAGCTTGGCTTTGATGAGATGCTTTTTGGACCTAAATTTCCAGTTATGGAATGTGAACCAAACCTCCACATTTTGATGGCCAGAAGGGTGACTGTATTATAAGAAAGACATCAGCAAAGGCTTTATCGGGGAAAGAATCAAAACAGCTTCACATACACATCAGACTTGATCCCTACACCTGAAATCAAAAGGATTCATATAGTAAAGAAGACAATCTCATATTTTTATTGATATAAACACAAAAGAACACAACCAACAGACTTAGAATGGTGTGCAACAATACCTAAATGACAGAAGAAGTTTCAGTTACATAATTCCATGCTTTTGTAGTAACTAGCAACATCCGTCCATTAACAGAACCATACAAAAGTTCAGTGCAAAAAGCACGTATCTAGGACCGAATTTACTCACAAATtgtaaataaaaaaatgcagGATAGGGATTACTTATCAAGTGAGATTAATAATAGGATACATCCAGTAAATGCAGACAAAATTTTAACAATTTCAACTTTTCCCTATAAGCTTgggaaattttgaaatttaaacataggaTACATAATATCATTGGGTTGTAGTACAATATCCCATTCTATTTAACATAGATCATAGTTGTCTAGTATATTTTAAcaaccccccctccccccaaccaccaccaccctctaaaaaaatgaaaacccCCTCTGtgtgtttcttttttctcccttctttttcttcttttgagaACTAGGACAGGAGGAAGCTGGCCAAAATCAGGTGAGGGTGGGACTCCAAAGGAAGTCACTGTTTTCAACACCCAACGAATTTATCAACCAAGCCAACTGGCACCCTCTCGTATATTTGAACGCTTTAAGCTAAATGCATCACGAAAATTCATATTGTATGTACAACTTGGCCAGTAAAGTTCAATAGTATATCCATAACTTACATTCCTTCTCTTAGAAAGCTTATGCTATGCCCGCAATCAGAACAAGAAACAAATGCCACCCAAATCAAGAATGATTCCAACCTATCATTAGACAGATCCAAGAAAGGCCACACCATAGATAAGCTTCCTTATGGACATTATAAGGTCATGTTGCTATGGGCCTGTGCCTATCCAAAAGAAACtaatcataaatattttaaaggATATGTTCCTTAGCCCCATTCCACCTTCAAAATAATCATGAAACCCTTGCTATTATTCCAGATGCCTTATGACACAAAAATCATTTACATATGAAGCTATACAAACAAACACCAAGTACAACTCGGAATGATGAACAATGAAATTCCACATGAAGGTTCTAACCAAAAGTCAATCTTTAGTGAAATACGCTAACCGAgcaaaaataatacaaaaatgTATGGTTTCTCGATTGCAAATAGCGAGATGAGAACAAGACATGATATCCAGATCCTTATCCAATCCATGACCAATCTAATGTACCTTCAGAAGGCCTAAAGAAGCCCAAATCATCAAATTTGTTAAAATTCCTAAATTTACTACTGCAATTAATCCAGCAAACCACGTGCTTGACATCCCCATTACGTCTCGATAAAGGAAATTAAAACATCATCGCATATTTGTATTGCATC
This Phoenix dactylifera cultivar Barhee BC4 unplaced genomic scaffold, palm_55x_up_171113_PBpolish2nd_filt_p 000138F, whole genome shotgun sequence DNA region includes the following protein-coding sequences:
- the LOC103697689 gene encoding uncharacterized protein LOC103697689 isoform X1 gives rise to the protein MRWSIVTLLAIKMWRFGSHSITGNLGPKSISSKPSSANVDCSDDEATPHAPREEGLECPICWESFNIVENVPYVLWCGHTLCKNCILGLQWAVMKFPSLPVQLPLFISCPWCHLLSFRLIYKGDLKFPRKNYFLLWMVESMSRDQAKSYSSVNAGSQLVCPPNGGLAVGNINYRQNLRGITQYMHLEDLHSSTNQPGLRANYVNVERIHSSLRESLVFFVQLTAKFPLVLIFLLIVLYAIPASAAILALYILVTILFALPSFLILYFAYPSLDWIVREIIT
- the LOC103697689 gene encoding uncharacterized protein LOC103697689 isoform X2, which produces MWRFGSHSITGNLGPKSISSKPSSANVDCSDDEATPHAPREEGLECPICWESFNIVENVPYVLWCGHTLCKNCILGLQWAVMKFPSLPVQLPLFISCPWCHLLSFRLIYKGDLKFPRKNYFLLWMVESMSRDQAKSYSSVNAGSQLVCPPNGGLAVGNINYRQNLRGITQYMHLEDLHSSTNQPGLRANYVNVERIHSSLRESLVFFVQLTAKFPLVLIFLLIVLYAIPASAAILALYILVTILFALPSFLILYFAYPSLDWIVREIIT